The sequence GGCGATGGCGTCATGCCCGACTCCGTCGGCCGCGGCTTCGTGCTGCGTCGAATTATCCGCCGCGCTGTGCGCTACGGTGTGCAGTTCCTCGGTGCCAAGCCTGGCTTCTTCACGCAGCTGGTCGACAGTGTGTGCACCTCCTTGGGCCCATTCTTCCCGCACCTGAAGGAACCTCGCAATATCCAGCGCATCAAGACGGTGCTGGCAGACGAGGAGCAGTCGTTCGCCAAGACATGGGAGATGGGGCTGAAGCATTTCAACCACGCCGTGAATGAGTGTCGAGCAAACAACTCTAAGGTGATTAGCGGCTCCGAGGCTTTTGTGCTTCACGACCGGTACGGGTTCCCGGTGGATCTGACGTGCCTGCTGGCTGAGAAGGACGGCATGACGGTGGACCTGGAGGGCTTCAACGCGGAGATGAAGGAGAGCAAGGTTAGCGCAGGTCGTGTGGCGGCCACCAAGACCTTCATTGACGCGTACCAGCTCGAGGAGCTCAAGACACGCGGTATTCCGCAGACCGATGACGCCGCGAAGTATGTCTGGGAGGACTCCACCGGCGACTTACTCGCTATCTTTGACAAGAAGAACAGCAAGTTCATCTCTCTTCTGGAGCCTGGCAACGACCTTGGAGCCGAGGGGGTCGGTATCATCCTGAGCACCACGAACTTTTACGCCGAGTCTGGCGGGCAGGTGTACGACACCGGCCGCCTGGTCGCGGCTAGCGACAGTGTTTTCGAGGTGAAGAAAGTGTACAACGTGGCCGGCTACGTGGTGCATGTGGGCAACCTTAGCAAGGACTCTGCCTCCTCGATCCCCTCGtccgcggtggtgcagctgcaggtggactacgagcgccgcctgccgATCGCGGCAAACCATACCACGACGCACCAGCTGAACTGGGTACTGCGCCGTGTGCTGGGGGAGAAACCGGACAACTTCACAGAGGTGCAGCAGAAGGGCTCCCTCGTGACGGACGAGATGCTCCGCTTCGATTTCAGCTATAACACAAAGCTGTCGAACGAGGACCTTGTGCGCGTGGAGCGGCTACTGAACGAGAAGATCCAGGCGGGCCTGCCCGTCTACcgcgaggaggtgccgcTGGAGGCTGCTAGCAAGATCAACGGTCTTCGCCATATGTTTGGCGAGAAGTACCCCGACCCCGTCAGCGTCATCTCCATCGGCACCCCAATCAACGAAATGCTGGCGAACCCCGAGAAAGAGGAGTGGCGTGATTACGCCGTCGAGttctgcggcggcacgcacctGAAAAACCTCAAGGAAGCCGAAAAGGCGGTGATAATCTCAGAGGAGGCCCTCATGAAgggcgtgcgccgcgtggtCGTGGCCACCAAGTCGGAGGCTGACAAGGTCATCAAGGCTGGAGCTGTTCTGAAGGGACAATACGATGAGCTGATGAAaaaggaggcgacggcgaccaGCGTCAAGGCGCTTTCAGTGCTGAACAAGAAGGTAGGTGACAGCTGTATTCCGCTGGTGCTCAAGAACGAGATGCGCGACAACATCGACGCGGCCATCAAGCGGATGAACGCGA comes from Leishmania infantum JPCM5 genome chromosome 22 and encodes:
- a CDS encoding putative alanyl-tRNA synthetase, coding for MSFTEWPVSRVRQEFVDYFKKQGHTFVPSSPVCPHDDPTLLFINAGMNQFKALFLGTADPNTDFGRLKRAANSQMCIRAGGKHNDLEDVGRDTYHHTFFEMLGSWSFGDYFKKEAIQWAWELLTEVYKLPKDQLYVTYFEGDENNGLDPDLEAKELWGQFLPESQIVPGNAKDNFWEMGDTGPCGPCSEVHFDRIGGRNAASLVNKDDPMVVEIWNLVFMQFERRAGGSLTPLPQKHIDTGMGLERLTSILQGVKSNYDTDAWIPLFEAIQTATGYPKSYAEIRNDPDSDALVAYRVVADHIRCLTSAVGDGVMPDSVGRGFVLRRIIRRAVRYGVQFLGAKPGFFTQLVDSVCTSLGPFFPHLKEPRNIQRIKTVLADEEQSFAKTWEMGLKHFNHAVNECRANNSKVISGSEAFVLHDRYGFPVDLTCLLAEKDGMTVDLEGFNAEMKESKVSAGRVAATKTFIDAYQLEELKTRGIPQTDDAAKYVWEDSTGDLLAIFDKKNSKFISLLEPGNDLGAEGVGIILSTTNFYAESGGQVYDTGRLVAASDSVFEVKKVYNVAGYVVHVGNLSKDSASSIPSSAVVQLQVDYERRLPIAANHTTTHQLNWVLRRVLGEKPDNFTEVQQKGSLVTDEMLRFDFSYNTKLSNEDLVRVERLLNEKIQAGLPVYREEVPLEAASKINGLRHMFGEKYPDPVSVISIGTPINEMLANPEKEEWRDYAVEFCGGTHLKNLKEAEKAVIISEEALMKGVRRVVVATKSEADKVIKAGAVLKGQYDELMKKEATATSVKALSVLNKKVGDSCIPLVLKNEMRDNIDAAIKRMNATLKSQAAEARDKAAEAGKALGASYDAAAAPFLVHQMTEFGAEREALQAFSDGFTSTVSGPVGVFLIGSDDEKALAIVSMPAAFVERKMSAVAWAKSSIGKGGGKPNAAQSGLPAKDVAAAAAKAMEEAERMKASL